The Gallus gallus isolate bGalGal1 chromosome W, bGalGal1.mat.broiler.GRCg7b, whole genome shotgun sequence genome window below encodes:
- the LOC100857299 gene encoding uncharacterized protein LOC100857299 isoform X1: MSLEDQLEREKHNSVLLQTAFKELITCKDTGDTVIHSAPQEKVYPQGKLQEVKERLDKLEASPAHIRPLIKTEYTFDNSEDLDPQMNVKEIPFSATELAKLKKDFSRSPKESETEYVWRVSLTGGDQILLTEKEAEGYWGPGVFLTTGNNRAPWSLTQRAAYWAGGLNPLERGDPLAITGTIDQLVENVQKAACLQMMYDRKLQPHHESPMMLPVNPERLTPLIRGLPESLKPIGIQLQGKIQAMSQGERAWAALEGSVTPNHQSGSKVWTWGEVAQELINYGRKYGPVVSTSSKFEPRGVRLAVASLASRPPSPRLIGTKKVSSPVKTGTRCIDHKRNGLWTLGWRKGIPRDLMNGLPTVRLEKLVNCWPEQKLKGS; the protein is encoded by the coding sequence ATGAGTCTTGAGGAtcaattagaaagagaaaaacataattcgGTTTTgttgcaaacagcttttaaggagCTGATAACGTGTAAGGACACCGGTGACACTGTTATCCACAGTGCACCTCAAGAAAAAGTTTATCCTCAAGGGAAATTACAAGAGGTGAAGGAAAGGCTAGATAAATTAGAGGCCTCTCCAGCCCACATTCGTCCTTtgataaaaactgaatataCTTTCGATAACAGTGAGGATCTAGATCCTCAAATGAATGTTAAGGAAATTCCCTTTTCGGCCACTGAACTGGCcaaactgaaaaaggatttcagccGCTCCCCAAAGGAGTCTGAAACAGAATACGTCTGGAGAGTTAGTCTCACTGGCGGAGACCAGATCCTactaacagagaaagaagctgaaggttaCTGGGGACCAGGAGTATTTTTAACCACTGGCAATAATCGTGCTCCCTGGTCCTTAACACAGAGGGCTGCCTATTGGGCAGGGGGTCTCAACCCTTTAGAAAGGGGGGACCCTCTTGCTATTACTGGAACTATCGACCAGTTAGTGGAGaatgttcagaaagctgcttgtCTCCAAATGATGTATGATAGAAAGTTGCAGCCACATCATGAATCACCCATGATGTTACCTGTTAATCCGGAGAGATTGACACCTCTAATTAGGGGACTTCCTGAATCGTTAAAACCTATAGGTATACAACTCCAAGGAAAGATACAAGCCATGTCTCAGGGAGAGAGAGCCTGGGCAGCATTGGAGGGATCTGTAACCCCTAACCACCAGTCAGGATCCAAAGTGTGGACTTGGggagaggttgcccaagaattaattaactatggaagaaaatatgggCCGGTGGTTTCTACCTCCAGTAAATTTGAGCCAAGAGGAGTAAGGCTTGCAGTAGCCAGCCTTGCCTCCAGGCCACCTAGCCCAAGACTTATTGGAACCAAAAAGGTTTCATCCCCAGTAAAAACGGGGACACGATGCATTGATCATAAACGCAATGGACTTTGGACTCTGGGCTGGAGAAAGGGTATTCCACGAGATTTGATGAATGGATTACCCACAGTCAGATTAGAGAAATTAGTTAACTGCtggccagaacaaaagctcaagGGGAGCTGA